One stretch of Hevea brasiliensis isolate MT/VB/25A 57/8 chromosome 12, ASM3005281v1, whole genome shotgun sequence DNA includes these proteins:
- the LOC110670069 gene encoding homeobox-leucine zipper protein HDG11, with protein sequence MEYGSVGGGSGGGGSASGGDHDPSDPQRRKKRYHRHTANQIQNLEAMFKECPHPDEKQRLQLSRELGLAPRQIKFWFQNRRTQMKAQHERADNCALRAENDKIRCENIAIREALKNVICPSCGGPPVTEDSFFDEHKLRMENAHLKEELDRVSSIAAKYIGRPISHLPPVQPIHFSSLDLSMGSFGGPSLDLDLIPSTSNLPFHPLGISDMDKSLMTDIAANAMDELLRLLQTDEPLWIKSPTDGRDVLHLDTYQTIFPRSISRLKNPNVRIETSRDSGVVITNSLALVDMFMDANKWVELFPTIVSVAKTLEVISSGMLGSHGGSLQLMYEELQVLSPLVPTREFYILRYCQQIEQGLWAIVNVSYDIPQFASQCQSRRLPSGCMIQDMPNGYSKVTWVENVEIEDKTPTHRFYRDLVHSGMAFGAERWLATLQRLCERFACLTVSGTSTPDLGGVIPSPDGKRSMMKLAQRMVNSFCASISTSNSHRWTTVSGSNEVGVRVHKSTDPGQPNGVVLNAATTFWLPVSPQNVFNFFKDERTRPQWDVLSSGNAVQEVAHIANGSHPGNCISVLRAFNTGQNNMLILQESCMDESGSLVVYCPVDLPAINIVMSGEDPSYIPLLPSGFTISPDGRPDNGNGASSSSSTHASMGRSSGSLITVSFQILVSSLPSAKLNLESVTTVNNLIGTTVQQIKAAMNCPSSSC encoded by the exons ATGGAGTACGGTAGCGTTGGAGGAGGAAGTGGCGGTGGTGGTAGTGCTTCCGGTGGTGACCATGACCCCTCCGATCCCCAGAGGAGGAAGAAGCGTTATCACCGTCACACTGCTAATCAAATTCAGAATCTTGAAGC GATGTTCAAGGAATGCCCTCACCCAGATGAGAAGCAGAGGTTACAGTTAAGCAGAGAGTTGGGTTTGGCACCTCGCCAAATCAAGTTTTGGTTTCAAAACAGGAGAACCCAGATGAAG GCCCAACACGAAAGAGCCGATAACTGTGCACTTCGAGCTGAGAACGATAAGATACGATGTGAAAATATAGCCATTAGAGAGGCTCTCAAGAATGTTATCTGCCCCTCCTGCGGTGGTCCTCCTGTTACTGAAGATTCCTTTTTCGATGAACACAAGTTACGAATGGAGAATGCCCATTTGAAAGAGGAG CTTGATAGAGTTTCCAGCATTGCTGCCAAATACATTGGAAGGCCAATTTCACACCTTCCTCCAGTCCAGCCTATTCACTTTTCTTCTCTGGATTTGTCCATGGGGAGTTTTGGTGGTCCTTCTCTTGATCTTGATCTTATACCATCTACTTCGAATTTGCCATTTCACCCACTTGGTATTTCAGACATGGACAAGTCCCTCATGACTGACATTGCAGCAAATGCCATGGATGAATTGCTAAGGCTTTTGCAGACTGATGAACCTTTGTGGATTAAGTCACCCACGGATGGCAGGGATGTTCTTCATCTTGATACTTACCAAACCATTTTTCCCAGGTCTATTTCTCGCTTGAAGAATCCAAATGTTCGAATTGAGACATCCAGAGATTCAGGTGTTGTCATCACGAATAGTTTAGCCTTGGTGGACATGTTTATGGATGCA AACAAGTGGGTCGAGCTATTTCCTACCATTGTCTCTGTGGCAAAGACCCTTGAAGTAATTTCTTCTGGAATGCTAGGCAGTCACGGTGGTTCTTTGCAACTG atgtatgaagagtTGCAGGTTCTGTCACCACTGGTGCCAACTCGAGAATTCTATATCCTACGTTATTGCCAGCAAATTGAGCAAGGCTTATGGGCAATTGTTAATGTTTCATATGATATTCCACAATTTGCTTCTCAATGTCAATCTCGTAGGCTTCCTTCTGGATGCATGATTCAGGATATGCCCAATGGATACTCCAAG GTTACTTGGGTAGAAAATGTAGAGATAGAAGACAAAACCCCAACTCATAGGTTCTACAGAGACCTTGTTCACAGTGGAATGGCCTTTGGAGCTGAACGGTGGCTCGCTACTCTGCAAAGATTGTGTGAAAGATTTGCATGTCTAACGGTGTCAGGCACTTCAACTCCGGATCTTGGTGGAG TAATTCCATCACCTGATGGTAAGAGAAGCATGATGAAACTTGCTCAAAGAATGGTGAACAGTTTCTGTGCTAGCATCAGCACATCTAACAGCCATCGATGGACCACTGTTTCTGGTTCGAATGAGGTTGGAGTTCGAGTTCATAAGAGCACAGATCCTGGGCAACCCAATGGTGTAGTTCTTAATGCAGCCACTACCTTTTGGCTTCCAGTTTCTCCACAAAATGTCTTCAATTTCTTCAAGGATGAAAGAACTCGACCTCAG TGGGATGTTCTCTCTAGTGGCAATGCAGTGCAAGAGGTTGCTCATATTGCTAATGGCTCACATCCTGGGAACTGCATATCAGTTCTGCGA GCATTCAACACAGGTCAGAACAATATGTTAATTCTGCAAGAGAGCTGCATGGATGAATCGGGTTCGCTTGTAGTATACTGCCCAGTTGATCTTCCAGCGATCAACATAGTAATGAGTGGAGAGGACCCTTCTTACATTCCCTTGTTGCCATCAGGATTCACAATTTCACCAGATGGTCGTCCAGATAATGGAAATGGAGCTTCTTCCAGCTCTAGCACACACGCAAGTATGGGTAGGTCAAGTGGTTCACTAATAACAGTATCATTTCAAATACTAGTGAGCAGTTTGCCATCTGCAAAACTAAATCTTGAATCAGTAACCACGGTTAATAACCTTATCGGCACCACTGTCCAGCAAATTAAGGCTGCCATGAACTGCCCTTCTAGTTCCTGTTGA